The genomic stretch ACGAGAGTCGTTCGGTTGTATCGTGCGTCACATTCAAGCCATCCAAGCCGCTCAAGTGGCACGTCACGCATGTCGGTACTGTCATATCTGCTGTCGTGAGTGCTTTCGGTGGTGCTTTGAGATTCATCTCCGATTTTTGCGCATTGTAAAGCACACCGTGCTTGGATTCATGGTAAATTTCGATCTGTGAATGGTCGGGTCCCATGTGGCACTGCCCACAGGTTTCCGGCTCCCGCGCCAGCGCAACCGAACTTGAATGCCGCGCATGGCAGGCTGTGCACGTCCCAATAGAACCATCCGAATTGGGTTTACCTATATCATGGCAACCCAAGCATCCAACATCAATAGCACTCTCACCCTCTGCCATCGCTAAGGGGTTCACAGGACGCTCCACTGCACCCTTGTGATACCTTTCAGCGAAGGTGATCTGTTCTGCTGTAAAATCTTTCGCACCCCATACCGCTGCCCAAGCCGGTGCAGCGTGTCGGCTTCGGAGAAACTGTGTATACTCGGTCGTATGGCACTCGCTACAATTTTTTGCCGTGAGATGTTTCGCGATTGTAAAGCTCCGGTGTGCTTGCGTTTCCTGATTTTCTACGGCTTTATGGCAATCCAAGCAACTTACGCCGTGCTTTGCATGCTCACTCCGTTCATATTGATGGACAACCGCAGACGTTTCCCGGCGATGACACTCCGCACACTTCCCCGTCGCCCGCACAAAATCAGCACTCGGCTGCTCTACTTCCATTGCCGGACGCCTTGCATTCAGGATTAACACAACAGTAATCAGGACTGCTCCCAGGAATACCGAAATGAAGATAGATTTAAATGACATCATATCAGCGTATTGACTCCAATTATGCTTCGACGTTCTAATGAGATACTTTACCCCCAATCACAATTAGGAATGCGCTATCTTCGCTGGCATGGACCGAGTGAAGGACATCGCCTGTAAAGGTAACCCCCTCACCCTGTTCGAGCGTTATCTTGTCAGCACTTGATGTAAATATGATCTTTCCGTCAAGCATAACGACCACTGCGCCAGCAGGGGCTGAATGCTCCTCCAATGTCGTTCCGGCTTTCATAACGACCAGAACGAGTGTCAGTTCATCTCCTCGGGCTAACGTCAACGAAGCTCGACCCGACGTGGCGAATTCGGCTTCTTCCATGAGATTTTCAGCCATAGACATAAATGGAAACGCTTTGGTTAATGTCGTATTCAAATCTACCGGTCTGTACGGTCTTTCATAGGATGTATTCATTGTGTTCTCCATGATTTGACGGTGAAAGTAAGTATGAAGGACATTTTATTTTATTTTTATCATATCTATTATAGTTAGGTGGGCGAGACTGGAAGGCAGATCGCAAATGTAAAGCATTCTCGCTGCGAAGCAATTTGGTTTCCGCGTGTGGGCAACCAAATTTGGGCGCGTGCGCCGCAAAACCTCGCCAGCGAGAGAGATGACATGCCCTTGTGATTTTATCAATAGCCACGTTTTACTTTTGCCCAAGTCGTTGAGAGTTTGTCTGCTGGATCAACAGCAAATGTGCCGCCAATGTTTTGGTTGATTTCTGCTTCGCTGAGTGCTTTATCATACGCTCGGACGATTGCAAATGATCCGTTAAAAGTTCGACGGCGTTCATCGTAAGAATTCGCACCGATTGAGATGTCGTTTATCGGTAACTTCTTGTCGAATTCAAAACCGGCTTGTTCGCTGACCTTTTTACCGTCTTGATACGCGATAATCGACTTGCCGCTTGTGCCAACAATTGCTATCCAGGTCCATACACCTTCCTCAAGTTTAATGTTAAGGGGTTGCACGCCTTGCTTGCCGCCCTTGGCATGGATAGAGGTGTCCAGATTCTGACCGCCAACGATCCAGAGCCGAATCCCCTGCTTGCCTTCCCTTGGACTGTTCTGAAAACCGGCGAAATGATGTTCCTCAACAAAAAAGTCACCATTGCGCCTACAAAGAAACTCTAACGTCCAGTCCTGAAAAAACAGCGGTGTGTTTTTGGCGGGTGGCCCTCCGAAAGTTTGCAGTGATTCTTTGGTTGTGTAGTATTTCACATTCTGTTCGTTGATACCGAGTGCTGGAATTTTAATTGCGCCTTCTTCGAGTTCGGGTGCTGTATCTGCTTCAAGTAATTCACCACCTTCAGTGCCGAGATTTTTCCAAGCTTTTGGATGAGCAGGGTTATCAGCAGCATTAAGATACAGGACGGGATCAGCAACAACATTCGCAAATGCGACGGTGCACGCTATTGATACGAAAAACAGTGTGGTGCAAATTGAAACAATATGTCTCATTTTAGGTGCCTCCTATGAATAGGGGTGGACTAAGGTATGGTAAGAGTTGTAGAACAAACGGTCAAATACCAGTATAGCAAGGAAGAACCTATTTGTCAAATTAATTTGAGCGGTGAGTGTGTAAAATTTTGGGCGTGAATCGACTCAAATTGCTACCTACAAGCGGTATTGCATTTAGTCCCAGCCGGACAACATCTGTGTAGAAACTATGGCAATTCTAAGAGAACATCCAAAGTCTCCGGGAACAGACACTCAGTGTCGTTACACGGCTGATAGGTGAGTTTGAGTGTGATTGGGACGTTTTTCTTCTGCGTTACATTCGGTTTCTGTTTTAAACGTAGCGGGATCGTCAGACTTTTTTCATAAATATTCAAAGGCTGGTCGCTAAACTCAAAACGCGTGGATCTACCTTTCGGATATGCTATATCGACAATCTCTACCGGAGCGTTCACATCCACTGTAACAGTTGTCGGAATCAGATTATCTTGTCCCGCAGGGTTGGCGTTAATGTGCCAACCTGCAGCGATTTTAAGCTGAAGTTCCACGTTGAAAACTGCATCGGCTTTCTCTTTAACTTTAGCCGTTGCGGTTACTGTTGATGATCCGGAGGTATCTTGGTCCTCTTCCAGTGTTAGGTAGTCGTTAAGGGCAAAGTGCATATACATGAAAGATGATGGACTTTGTCCCATGGACTC from Candidatus Poribacteria bacterium encodes the following:
- a CDS encoding multiheme c-type cytochrome, translated to MMSFKSIFISVFLGAVLITVVLILNARRPAMEVEQPSADFVRATGKCAECHRRETSAVVHQYERSEHAKHGVSCLDCHKAVENQETQAHRSFTIAKHLTAKNCSECHTTEYTQFLRSRHAAPAWAAVWGAKDFTAEQITFAERYHKGAVERPVNPLAMAEGESAIDVGCLGCHDIGKPNSDGSIGTCTACHARHSSSVALAREPETCGQCHMGPDHSQIEIYHESKHGVLYNAQKSEMNLKAPPKALTTADMTVPTCVTCHLSGLDGLNVTHDTTERLSYWLFAAVSEKRPTYQQGQDAMKETCLKCHASSQVEVYYQEAEGVVADTNRKISEAVTLMKSLREDGLLTETPFDEPIEFLYFDLWHYYGRTAKHGAFMGGADFVQWHGNYEILLKMTELKRIAGELRENAAKP
- a CDS encoding cupin domain-containing protein codes for the protein MNTSYERPYRPVDLNTTLTKAFPFMSMAENLMEEAEFATSGRASLTLARGDELTLVLVVMKAGTTLEEHSAPAGAVVVMLDGKIIFTSSADKITLEQGEGVTFTGDVLHSVHASEDSAFLIVIGGKVSH